A region from the Panicum hallii strain FIL2 chromosome 1, PHallii_v3.1, whole genome shotgun sequence genome encodes:
- the LOC112903506 gene encoding receptor kinase-like protein Xa21, whose product MHLNLLSGSIPMCFGNLNSLAMLNLSHNNFSGLIPITLSKLQLLTELDLSHNYLEGEVPKEGVFKNTTAISLEGNWQLCGGVLELHMPPCPNTVTQRRTGRRHYFVRILTPMLGIVSLTLLIYFIISRKKVSIAQSSLSFSDEQFPKVPYKDLAQSTDNFSASNLVGRGSHGSVYKGRLITPEPVVVAVKVFDLAVEGTDRSFMSECQALRNIRHRNLLPILTVCSTIDNRGNDFKALVYRFMPNGSLDSWLHPPGYGNTANNMNLSQRLKIAVDIADALQYIHHDCESPIIHCDLKPSNILLDDDMTAHLGDFGIARFYLETKSQRAGDSRSAGTISLKGIIGYIAPGNTRT is encoded by the coding sequence ATGCACTTAAACTTGCTCTCCGGAAGCATCCCCATGTGTTTCGGCAATCTTAATAGTTTGGCCATGCTCAACCTTTCTCATAACAATTTTTCTGGGTTGATCCCAATTACTCTAAGCAAACTACAGCTTCTCACAGAATTAGATCTGTCTCACAATTATCTTGAGGGTGAAGTACCAAAAGAAGGGGTATTCAAAAACACTACAGCCATTTCGCTTGAAGGAAATTGGCAGCTCTGTGGAGGTGTGCTAGAATTACATATGCCTCCATGCCCCAATACTGTTACTCAGAGAAGAACTGGACGGCGACACTATTTTGTAAGAATATTGACCCCCATGTTAGGCATTGTGTCCCTCACATTACTGATATATTTTATCATCTCAAGAAAGAAGGTGTCAATAGCACAGTCATCACTGTCTTTTTCTGATGAGCAATTTCCTAAAGTTCCTTATAAGGATTTAGCTCAATCTACAGATAACTTTTCAGCGTCTAACTTGGTTGGGAGAGGAAGCCATGGTTCAGTATACAAAGGAAGGCTAATAACTCCTGAACCCGTGGTTGTGGCTGTGAAGGTTTTTGACCTTGCCGTGGAAGGGACTGATAGGAGTTTCATGTCAGAATGTCAAGCTCTGAGAAATATCCGGCACCGCAACCTTCTTCCAATTCTAACTGTGTGCTCAACAATTGATAATAGGGGCAATGATTTCAAAGCCCTAGTCTATAGGTTTATGCCCAATGGCAGTTTGGATTCTTGGTTGCATCCTCCTGGCTACGGAAACACTGCGAATAACATGAATCTGTCTCAAAGACTGAAAATAGCTGTTGACATTGCTGATGCATTGCAGTATATACATCATGATTGTGAGAGTCCCATCATTCACTGCGACTTGAAGCCCAGCAATATTCTTCTTGATGATGACATGACCGCTCATCTAGGAGACTTCGGCATTGCAAGGTTCTACCTTGAAACCAAATCACAAAGAGCTGGAGATTCGAGATCAGCTGGTACAATAAGTTTGAAGGGAATAATTGGATATATCGCTCCAGGGAACACAAGAACATAA
- the LOC112903517 gene encoding probable leucine-rich repeat receptor-like protein kinase At1g35710 gives MSYLAYLNLSTNRFSGQIPPDLGYLRNLKFLDLNYNSLQGSIPDAVTNCSSLRGLYLAGNLLVGEIPKKLALLSSLLHLWLHSNNLTGAIPPDLGNIATLRHVILQSNHLHGSIPEELGKLSNMSDLLLGGNRLTGRIPEALLNFSSLQQLAMPVNMLHGPLPSKIGDSLPNLQLLYLGGNMLGGHIPESLGNASALQSIALENNYGFTGRIPPPLVKLQKFRTLFLHNNNLEAEDSQSWEFLDALTNCTLLVRLSLYGNLLQQGVLPDSVGNLSSNLDYLSLGSNMLYGLVPSSIGNLHKLTTLDLQYNSFTGAIGGWIESMVNLEGLYQCLK, from the coding sequence ATGTCGTACCTTGCGTACCTTAACCTCTCCACGAACAGGTTCTCTGGCCAGATACCTCCTGATCTCGGCTACCTGCGCAACCTCAAGTTCCTTGACCTAAACTACAACTCGTTACAGGGAAGCATTCCGGACGCAGTCACGAATTGCTCCAGCTTGCGGGGATTGTACCTTGCAGGGAACTTGCTCGTGGGAGAAATTCCCAAGAAGTTAGCCCTCCTCTCCAGCCTGCTACATCTATGGCTTCACTCGAACAATCTCACAGGGGCCATTCCGCCTGACCTAGGTAACATCGCAACCTTACGGCACGTCATTCTTCAATCTAACCATCTCCATGGAAGCATCCCCGAGGAGCTTGGGAAGCTATCCAACATGTCAGACTTGCTGCTTGGTGGAAATAGGCTGACAGGTAGAATCCCCGAAGCACTGCTGAATTTCTCTTCTCTGCAACAATTGGCCATGCCAGTGAATATGCTTCATGGTCCACTGCCATCTAAGATCGGGGACTCCCTCCCTAACCTCCAGCTCCTTTACTTGGGTGGAAACATGCTGGGAGGCCACATCCCGGAATCACTAGGCAATGCATCAGCGCTGCAGTCGATAGCATTGGAGAACAACTATGGCTTCACAGGCAGAATCCCTCCTCCTCTTGTTAAACTTCAGAAGTTCAGAACGCTATTTCTCCATAACAACAATCTTGAAGCAGAAGATAGCCAAAGCTGGGAGTTTCTAGACGCATTAACCAACTGCACTCTTCTAGTGAGGCTTTCACTCTACGGAAATCTGCTGCAGCAGGGAGTGCTACCAGATTCAGTCGGTAACCTTTCCTCTAATCTTGACTACCTCTCGCTTGGAAGCAACATGCTATACGGATTAGTCCCATCGAGCATAGGAAACCTTCATAAGCTAACTACATTAGATTTACAGTACAACAGCTTTACAGGTGCCATTGGTGGTTGGATTGAAAGTATGGTTAACTTAGAGGGTTTATACCAATGTTTGAAATAG